Proteins from a single region of Aureibacter tunicatorum:
- a CDS encoding transcriptional repressor yields the protein MSSDNQTFEKVRKIFTAYLENKGLRKTPERFAIIEEIYSRDDHFDVEELYISMKNKNYRVSRATVYNTLDLLVECDLVSKHQFGRNQAQYEKSYGFKQHDHLICTECHKVIEFCDPRIHQIQSMVGEMFNFKILHHSLNLYGVCADCQTKDKTINRITS from the coding sequence ATGTCATCGGACAATCAAACATTCGAAAAAGTAAGAAAGATTTTCACGGCTTATCTTGAAAATAAAGGCTTGAGAAAAACGCCAGAGAGATTTGCAATCATCGAGGAAATCTATTCCCGCGACGACCATTTTGATGTGGAGGAGCTCTACATCAGTATGAAAAATAAAAATTACAGGGTTTCAAGAGCCACAGTGTACAATACGCTGGATTTGCTAGTTGAGTGCGATTTGGTAAGCAAGCATCAATTTGGCAGGAATCAGGCTCAATATGAAAAATCGTATGGTTTCAAGCAACATGATCACTTGATTTGCACGGAGTGCCATAAGGTTATTGAGTTTTGCGACCCGAGAATTCATCAAATACAATCCATGGTAGGTGAGATGTTTAATTTTAAGATTCTTCATCATTCGTTGAATCTTTATGGAGTTTGTGCGGATTGTCAAACTAAGGATAAGACAATTAATAGAATAACCTCATGA
- a CDS encoding STAS domain-containing protein: MKYTQEIVDEIMVLRLSGDLIGQDNGPELMDKLNDAINEGCKRCVIDITDVRYINSSGLGVLITVLTKFRNINGEIVLLKPSESVQKLLIVTKLNSIFTIKEEEKEAVEFLKNIQ, from the coding sequence ATGAAATACACTCAGGAAATAGTTGATGAAATTATGGTATTGAGATTATCCGGGGATCTTATAGGTCAGGATAATGGGCCAGAACTTATGGACAAGCTGAATGATGCGATTAATGAAGGTTGCAAGCGTTGTGTCATAGATATAACTGATGTGAGATATATCAATAGCTCTGGTTTGGGAGTATTGATAACTGTTCTGACGAAGTTCAGAAATATTAATGGAGAAATAGTTTTGTTGAAGCCTTCTGAAAGTGTGCAGAAGTTGTTGATTGTAACGAAGTTGAACTCCATATTTACAATAAAGGAAGAAGAAAAAGAAGCAGTAGAGTTTTTGAAAAATATACAATAA
- a CDS encoding adenylosuccinate synthase, giving the protein MSVDILLGLQWGDEGKGKIVDYLAPKYDNVARFQGGPNAGHTLEFDGIKHVLHQIPSGIFRPNAKNLIGNGVVLDLVIFKREVEGLEQYNVNFGNLQISKKTQLILPTHRLLDAAYEKAKGDKKIGSTLKGIGPTYQDKIGRVGLRVGDIVLDNFKDKYNQLVAKHQLVLDEHQIEYNLDELNAEFFTAVEFVKSKFNIVDGEYEINQAISSNETVLAEGAQGSLLDIDFGSYPFVTSSNTTAAGVCSGLGVAPRNIGEVYGIFKAYCTRVGSGPFPTELFDEIGKKIQKEGNEFGATTGRERRCGWLDLPALKYACMINGVTQLFMMKADVLNIFEEIKVCTHYELENGENTDVLPFDISVPIKPVYQTLKGWNQSLEGIDTYDGFPQELKDYVDFIEKEVGVKINIVSVGPDRVQTIVREEIQIGSK; this is encoded by the coding sequence ATGAGCGTAGATATTTTATTAGGCCTGCAGTGGGGCGATGAAGGTAAAGGTAAAATTGTGGATTATCTTGCTCCTAAGTATGACAACGTGGCCCGTTTTCAGGGTGGGCCAAATGCCGGTCACACTTTGGAATTCGATGGTATCAAGCATGTGTTGCACCAAATTCCTTCAGGAATATTTCGTCCAAATGCTAAGAATTTGATTGGTAACGGAGTGGTGTTGGATTTGGTGATCTTCAAGCGTGAAGTGGAAGGCTTGGAGCAATACAATGTGAATTTCGGCAATTTGCAGATTTCCAAAAAAACACAGCTAATCTTGCCTACGCATAGACTTTTGGATGCTGCGTATGAAAAAGCTAAAGGCGATAAGAAAATAGGATCTACGCTTAAAGGCATTGGACCTACATACCAAGACAAGATAGGTAGAGTTGGATTGAGAGTTGGGGATATTGTATTGGATAACTTCAAGGACAAATACAATCAACTAGTAGCTAAGCATCAATTAGTTCTTGACGAGCATCAGATTGAATACAATTTGGATGAGTTGAATGCAGAGTTTTTCACAGCAGTTGAGTTTGTCAAGTCTAAATTCAATATTGTTGATGGTGAGTATGAAATCAATCAAGCGATTAGCTCGAACGAAACAGTTTTAGCTGAAGGAGCTCAAGGTTCTTTGTTGGATATTGATTTTGGGAGTTATCCATTCGTTACGAGCTCTAACACGACAGCCGCGGGGGTTTGTTCAGGTTTGGGCGTAGCACCGAGAAATATTGGCGAGGTATACGGAATTTTCAAGGCGTACTGCACTAGAGTTGGTTCTGGTCCATTCCCAACTGAGCTTTTTGACGAGATTGGCAAAAAGATTCAAAAAGAAGGAAATGAGTTCGGAGCGACTACAGGTAGGGAAAGAAGATGCGGATGGTTGGATTTGCCAGCTTTGAAATACGCATGCATGATCAATGGCGTGACTCAGCTATTTATGATGAAAGCTGATGTGTTGAATATCTTTGAGGAGATCAAAGTTTGCACGCATTATGAATTGGAGAATGGAGAAAATACGGATGTATTGCCATTTGATATTTCTGTGCCAATCAAACCAGTTTATCAAACATTGAAAGGTTGGAATCAGAGCTTGGAAGGAATTGATACTTATGATGGCTTCCCTCAAGAATTGAAGGACTATGTGGATTTTATTGAAAAAGAAGTTGGTGTGAAAATCAATATTGTTTCAGTAGGCCCGGATAGAGTTCAAACTATCGTAAGAGAAGAAATTCAAATCGGTAGCAAATAA
- a CDS encoding porin produces MRLIILFCILMQIIPLEVFSQSEHIESLDKENIIGFEFQLDNDESKKVSIDLKGMLGIQYNYINPLDNREYLVGYDENKSEGTRYFLQPNNRKPKYNSNFAIRRARIGMDIKMPYDIYMHIMFALDLGQNQTSYGVNRDYIDYGYFGKKFDHGLLEGRLELGYRKVYFGVEEHTPPFKIKNIERSIANNYFNQATNWTEEGRPPGYVCTPLGIGNRHTGLYWDGKLNKALQGLKYYLAITSEAFDPFRKSRGSEVSRMYYYFGLGYDNSWENKSLNFGLNYALIPQGVAYFPIEEQRYSRLSALNPYLEAKWDGLRVFGEAFFGEASKGQFIDGGFTDNQAPDRALNAPTAYSTGYTIIASYLTRSGIEPVLRYSNLDTGGAGFSSGFIRDIIPNEPSRLETSNFNKAHQLNATVNYQVIENHLRFSVGYEYIQLKENIDYKIFINNNDTQVPNSEAQQLIDDSKYEMHIVRARMQFYF; encoded by the coding sequence ATGAGGCTAATTATACTATTTTGCATTTTAATGCAAATTATTCCATTAGAAGTATTCTCTCAGAGTGAACATATTGAGTCGCTGGACAAAGAAAATATAATTGGATTCGAGTTTCAACTTGATAATGACGAATCAAAGAAAGTTTCTATCGACTTAAAAGGTATGTTGGGAATCCAATACAATTACATCAACCCGCTAGACAATAGGGAATATTTGGTTGGATACGACGAAAACAAATCAGAAGGCACTAGATATTTTCTTCAACCTAATAACAGAAAACCGAAATACAACAGCAATTTCGCTATTAGAAGAGCTCGAATCGGAATGGATATTAAAATGCCTTATGACATTTACATGCACATCATGTTTGCTCTGGACCTTGGACAAAACCAAACGAGCTATGGTGTCAACAGAGACTATATCGATTACGGGTATTTTGGAAAAAAATTCGATCATGGATTATTGGAAGGAAGACTGGAATTGGGGTATCGAAAAGTTTATTTTGGTGTGGAAGAGCATACTCCTCCTTTCAAAATTAAAAACATAGAGCGATCGATTGCTAATAATTATTTCAACCAAGCTACAAACTGGACAGAGGAAGGACGCCCTCCTGGCTATGTATGTACACCATTGGGGATAGGCAATAGACATACAGGCTTGTATTGGGATGGAAAGCTAAACAAAGCCTTGCAAGGCTTGAAATACTATTTGGCCATTACTTCAGAAGCTTTTGACCCTTTTAGAAAATCCAGAGGAAGCGAAGTTAGCAGAATGTATTATTACTTTGGATTGGGATATGACAACTCTTGGGAAAATAAAAGCCTAAATTTTGGACTTAACTACGCACTGATTCCTCAAGGTGTAGCATACTTTCCAATCGAAGAGCAAAGATACAGCAGGCTATCCGCTCTAAATCCATATTTAGAAGCAAAATGGGATGGATTAAGAGTATTCGGTGAAGCATTCTTCGGAGAAGCTTCCAAAGGCCAATTCATCGATGGAGGCTTTACTGACAACCAAGCTCCGGATAGAGCTTTAAACGCGCCAACAGCTTACAGCACAGGCTACACAATCATAGCGTCATACCTCACTCGCTCAGGCATCGAGCCTGTCTTGAGATACTCAAACTTGGATACTGGAGGCGCTGGCTTCTCCAGCGGCTTCATAAGAGATATTATACCTAATGAACCCAGCAGACTAGAAACCTCCAATTTTAATAAAGCTCATCAACTTAATGCAACGGTCAATTATCAAGTAATTGAAAATCATTTAAGGTTTTCTGTCGGATATGAATACATCCAATTAAAAGAAAACATAGATTACAAGATTTTTATTAACAACAACGACACTCAAGTTCCCAATAGCGAAGCTCAACAGTTAATTGATGACTCAAAATACGAAATGCACATTGTCAGAGCGAGAATGCAATTCTACTTTTAA
- a CDS encoding M48 family metalloprotease, translating into MKESKTTQYNTPNSIIKVSLWLIFFLCIYTIVLAGSFSLGAYLVYLAFTLIAEHFNLLTLLISFGLLGLSVILLLFTIRHFKKHNKIENDQNIKIQPDKHPKLFAIINKISDSLKIRPPHTIYLIPDSNAGVFFKEQSIFPFTSNPKELMIGGALINSLNEKELEAVIAHELAHFSQKEMMLGKMVTSANQYIFHIVHDQNNFIDKAIKKHIDKVFFGSLIVILKFLMNQERKIFNNIYNSLNKEYNILARDLEFKADNIATRITDTDTMISALRRIEFGHLAYNLSRTGIDELTEAYCKVSNIYEYQSEMTSLLIDKNNLSFDNLKLPIITNDYFENRGSRIIFEDPMSTHPMLSEREMNILDVNSKNKSDKKASLNPAWMLFSNELELQKLLTEIYYASQYPDIHDLRAINSQEFHQWINKDKDMNDKLNSFHGFFSDRKLEKIDIWGSLAYVDDFDLKFDQIFNADNQKEFKRYRQNLKDLKKLYWIKNSYKSICNFKFDNVVFHSNQADEIIGILEEEIHDGHKKMKKLEEQAFLYSFKQSMQFGMEDQLIEKYLTYYALDKESDRYISIQNRLESALEMMAYNDEMDDSERMEINQEIVEINTIFRMALNNSKDVAINTDFVAKRMAEKNYSKFINEGLNETDISITFKAKDTEQLIENINNTSLKVQELNELAFQDLITYLNDLNIKEKVKEIENK; encoded by the coding sequence ATGAAAGAATCAAAGACAACTCAATACAACACCCCAAATTCGATCATCAAAGTATCATTGTGGTTAATATTCTTCCTTTGCATATATACAATTGTCCTTGCAGGCAGTTTTTCTCTTGGCGCTTACCTAGTGTACTTAGCATTCACTCTAATAGCAGAGCACTTCAACTTGCTTACTTTGCTTATCAGTTTTGGACTTTTGGGCCTTTCTGTAATTTTATTATTATTCACCATCAGGCATTTCAAAAAACATAATAAAATAGAAAATGACCAAAATATAAAAATACAACCCGATAAGCATCCAAAACTCTTCGCTATCATCAATAAAATTTCAGATTCCCTGAAAATCAGACCTCCTCATACCATATATCTTATTCCAGACTCCAATGCTGGCGTTTTCTTTAAAGAGCAAAGTATTTTTCCTTTTACAAGCAATCCAAAAGAGTTAATGATTGGAGGAGCGCTAATCAACTCTTTGAATGAAAAAGAATTAGAAGCTGTCATTGCGCACGAATTAGCGCACTTTTCTCAAAAAGAGATGATGCTCGGCAAAATGGTCACTTCGGCAAATCAATATATTTTCCATATTGTTCATGATCAAAACAACTTCATAGACAAAGCAATCAAAAAACATATTGATAAGGTGTTCTTCGGGTCTTTGATTGTTATTCTGAAATTTTTAATGAATCAAGAACGAAAAATTTTCAATAATATTTACAACTCTCTAAACAAAGAATATAACATCCTGGCTAGGGATCTGGAATTCAAAGCCGACAATATTGCGACTCGTATTACTGACACTGATACTATGATTTCCGCCTTACGAAGAATCGAATTTGGACATCTGGCTTATAACCTTTCCAGAACAGGAATAGACGAACTAACCGAAGCCTATTGCAAAGTCTCAAACATCTATGAGTATCAATCCGAAATGACTTCATTATTGATCGATAAAAACAATTTATCCTTTGATAACTTGAAATTACCAATAATCACTAATGACTACTTTGAGAACAGAGGGAGCAGAATAATTTTTGAAGATCCTATGAGCACTCACCCTATGCTTTCAGAAAGGGAAATGAATATCTTAGATGTTAATTCTAAAAACAAATCCGACAAAAAAGCCTCACTGAATCCAGCTTGGATGCTTTTCTCCAACGAGCTTGAGCTTCAAAAACTCTTAACAGAAATATATTACGCTTCTCAGTACCCGGACATACATGATCTTAGAGCAATCAATTCTCAAGAATTTCATCAGTGGATCAATAAAGACAAAGACATGAATGATAAGCTTAATTCATTCCATGGCTTTTTCAGCGATAGAAAACTAGAAAAGATAGACATATGGGGCTCACTAGCCTATGTGGATGATTTTGATTTGAAATTCGATCAAATCTTTAATGCAGACAACCAAAAAGAATTCAAGCGATATAGACAAAATCTAAAAGATCTAAAAAAGCTATATTGGATCAAAAACAGCTATAAATCAATATGTAATTTTAAATTTGACAATGTTGTCTTTCATTCTAACCAAGCAGATGAAATCATTGGTATACTTGAAGAAGAAATTCACGATGGCCATAAAAAAATGAAAAAACTTGAAGAGCAAGCATTTCTTTACAGCTTCAAGCAGAGCATGCAGTTTGGAATGGAAGACCAACTCATTGAAAAGTATCTTACTTATTATGCTTTGGATAAAGAATCAGATCGCTATATCTCCATTCAAAATCGTCTAGAATCAGCATTGGAAATGATGGCTTACAACGATGAAATGGATGATAGCGAACGCATGGAAATCAATCAAGAGATCGTTGAAATAAATACCATATTTCGAATGGCGCTCAACAACAGCAAGGATGTGGCTATAAATACTGATTTCGTTGCAAAAAGAATGGCGGAAAAAAATTACTCTAAGTTTATAAACGAAGGCTTAAACGAAACTGATATTTCCATTACATTCAAAGCTAAAGACACTGAGCAATTGATTGAAAATATCAACAATACATCTTTAAAAGTTCAGGAATTAAACGAACTTGCTTTTCAAGATTTGATCACTTATTTAAACGATCTAAATATCAAAGAAAAAGTCAAAGAAATCGAGAATAAATAA
- a CDS encoding 3'-5' exonuclease: MQNLNQLLFISIATIPQFENYKKLPSSSQRLWLEKSDNLKSSSSLSKEHLYRKKAGIYAEFGRIAMIALGIVKDNSLIIRTFENEDEKKLIKELFEIIDKKFNSEALKFCSHNGKEFTYPYICRRSLSNDLELPKCLMLNQYKSWNHPHFDTLDGWKFGDYKGYTSIHALANALGIPVKFVLKENETIGDVYYVHKDMNKISDHLANDISLCAQTFLKMNKLPLIDEKNIDYAKR; the protein is encoded by the coding sequence ATGCAAAATTTGAATCAACTTCTTTTTATTTCGATTGCAACAATTCCTCAATTTGAAAATTACAAAAAACTTCCAAGCTCTTCGCAAAGGCTATGGCTTGAAAAATCCGACAATTTGAAATCTTCGTCTTCATTAAGCAAAGAGCATTTGTATCGAAAGAAAGCGGGAATTTATGCAGAGTTTGGAAGAATAGCAATGATTGCATTGGGTATTGTGAAAGATAATTCCTTAATAATAAGAACGTTTGAAAATGAAGATGAAAAAAAGTTGATTAAGGAATTATTTGAGATTATTGATAAAAAATTCAACTCCGAGGCATTAAAATTTTGTTCCCATAATGGAAAAGAGTTTACTTATCCCTATATTTGCAGACGAAGCCTCTCGAATGACTTGGAACTCCCCAAGTGTCTCATGTTAAACCAGTACAAGTCTTGGAACCATCCGCATTTTGATACTCTGGATGGGTGGAAATTTGGCGATTACAAAGGATATACTTCTATCCATGCTTTGGCCAATGCGTTGGGAATACCTGTGAAATTCGTTTTGAAAGAGAATGAAACCATAGGAGATGTATATTATGTGCATAAGGATATGAATAAGATATCTGATCATTTGGCAAATGATATCTCTTTATGCGCGCAAACGTTTTTGAAAATGAATAAGCTCCCTTTGATTGATGAGAAAAATATCGATTATGCAAAGCGTTGA
- the rnr gene encoding ribonuclease R — MTKKRLRKHNSKKSARRLDILPKQIIEFLNQNAEQAFSARKLIRKLQIKDRKTKRKATEVLEYLSKTGRIKEVGTSLYMSSQSSETITGTVDYVNPGFAYVICEGLEKDVYVRSEDMMHALDGDQVKITIKRARGRGGRPEGYVTGIVSRKREEFVGHVEISPRFAFVVADNKKMHNDIFIPMHNLKGAKHNDKVIAKMVRWPDRDKNPTGTISKVLGKSGENETEIHAIMAEFELPFEFDPEVEEEANSFSDKISEKEYRKRKDFRGITTFTIDPLDAKDFDDALSIRKLENGNTEVGVHIADVSHYVRPGTRLDEEAFTRATSVYLVDRTIPMLPERLSNGLCSLRPEEEKLAFSAVFELNENAQIVSEWFGRTVIYSDRRFTYEEAQERIETLEGDFAKEIVELNELALKLRVKRFAEGSINFETTEVKFRLDENGKPLEVIPKVRKDAHKLVEDFMLLANKRVAEFVFNKKKGKEKDTFVYRVHDYPDPEKLEDFSKFAKRFGYLIKSDESGVSNSLNTLLDDIEGKPEQNLLETIAIRTMAKAKYSTEEMLHFGLAFKHYSHFTSPIRRYPDLMVHRLLQHYLDGGKSADREEYEEYCKHCSERERVAADADRASIKYKQVEYMESLEKRNWEGIVSGVTEWGIFVEITETHCEGMVRMAEMKDDFYEFDEENFRVIGQSTKRMITLGDKVIVKVIKTDINRRTIDLAFVND; from the coding sequence ATGACGAAAAAAAGATTAAGAAAGCATAATAGCAAAAAATCGGCAAGACGATTGGATATCTTGCCGAAGCAAATCATAGAGTTTTTAAATCAAAATGCCGAGCAAGCTTTTTCCGCTCGCAAATTGATAAGAAAACTGCAAATCAAAGATCGAAAAACGAAAAGAAAAGCGACTGAAGTATTGGAATACCTTTCTAAGACTGGTCGTATCAAAGAAGTTGGGACAAGTCTGTATATGAGCAGTCAATCTTCAGAAACCATAACAGGGACTGTGGATTACGTGAATCCTGGCTTTGCATATGTGATTTGCGAAGGTCTGGAGAAAGACGTCTATGTCCGAAGCGAAGATATGATGCATGCTCTTGATGGTGATCAAGTGAAAATTACCATAAAAAGAGCAAGAGGAAGAGGCGGAAGGCCGGAGGGGTATGTTACAGGCATTGTTAGCCGAAAACGTGAGGAATTCGTTGGACATGTGGAAATATCGCCAAGATTCGCGTTTGTAGTGGCTGATAATAAGAAGATGCATAATGACATTTTCATACCTATGCATAACTTGAAAGGCGCTAAGCATAATGACAAAGTTATCGCAAAGATGGTCCGCTGGCCCGATAGAGATAAAAATCCAACAGGAACGATTTCAAAGGTATTAGGAAAGTCAGGTGAAAATGAAACGGAGATTCATGCTATTATGGCTGAATTTGAGCTTCCATTCGAGTTTGATCCTGAAGTTGAAGAGGAAGCGAATAGCTTTTCTGATAAGATCTCTGAGAAGGAATATAGAAAAAGAAAAGACTTCCGAGGAATTACCACGTTTACTATCGACCCATTGGATGCCAAGGATTTTGACGATGCCTTGTCTATTCGAAAATTGGAAAATGGCAATACAGAAGTGGGTGTTCATATTGCTGATGTTAGTCATTATGTGAGGCCTGGGACAAGATTGGATGAAGAGGCTTTCACAAGAGCGACATCCGTTTATTTAGTGGATCGTACGATTCCGATGCTACCGGAAAGGCTTTCGAATGGACTATGCTCACTTAGGCCTGAAGAAGAAAAATTGGCTTTTTCAGCAGTGTTTGAATTAAACGAAAATGCCCAAATTGTTAGCGAGTGGTTTGGAAGGACAGTTATATATTCCGATAGGAGGTTTACTTACGAAGAAGCTCAAGAACGAATAGAAACTTTGGAAGGTGACTTTGCCAAAGAGATCGTCGAGTTGAACGAGTTGGCATTGAAACTTAGGGTGAAAAGATTCGCCGAAGGTTCTATTAACTTCGAAACTACTGAAGTGAAATTTAGGCTGGATGAGAATGGCAAGCCTTTGGAAGTAATTCCAAAAGTCAGAAAAGATGCTCATAAGCTAGTGGAGGACTTTATGTTGCTAGCGAATAAGAGAGTGGCTGAGTTCGTTTTTAACAAGAAAAAAGGAAAGGAAAAAGACACATTTGTGTATCGTGTGCATGATTACCCTGACCCGGAAAAGTTGGAAGATTTCTCCAAGTTTGCCAAGAGGTTTGGTTACTTGATAAAAAGCGATGAAAGTGGCGTTTCCAATTCATTGAACACATTGCTTGATGATATTGAAGGCAAGCCTGAACAGAATTTGTTAGAGACTATTGCGATTCGAACGATGGCAAAAGCGAAGTATTCCACAGAAGAAATGCTACACTTTGGGTTGGCTTTCAAGCATTACTCGCATTTTACATCTCCGATAAGAAGGTATCCGGATTTGATGGTGCATAGACTATTGCAACATTATCTGGATGGAGGAAAATCGGCTGACAGAGAGGAGTACGAAGAGTATTGCAAACATTGCTCAGAACGTGAAAGGGTTGCCGCTGATGCTGATAGAGCCTCCATCAAATACAAGCAGGTAGAATATATGGAGTCTCTTGAGAAAAGAAATTGGGAAGGCATAGTATCTGGTGTGACCGAATGGGGAATTTTCGTTGAAATCACAGAAACTCATTGCGAAGGAATGGTTCGAATGGCTGAAATGAAAGATGATTTTTATGAATTTGACGAGGAAAATTTCAGAGTTATTGGTCAAAGTACAAAACGAATGATAACTTTGGGGGATAAGGTGATTGTCAAAGTGATTAAAACCGATATCAACAGAAGAACAATAGATTTAGCTTTTGTAAATGATTAA
- a CDS encoding polyprenyl synthetase family protein: protein MSEVLELKPGVEIKEAIFQINEEIEKLKFGENPVELYDPIHYFMKLGGKRSRPLLALMSYSLFKEDYKSIMLPAIGLEIFHNFTLIHDDIMDKAPLRRGKETVHQKWNDNIAILSGDVMMIKVYDFFLGVEDPSKISRVISRFNRTAVEVCEGQQKDMNFESLPTVSETEYLEMIRQKTAVLIGYALELGGILSDADEDSIHYLRQFGEDIGTGFQLMDDLLDVYADQSKFGKQVGGDIIENKKTFLLINALNKANPAQREELDKWIAAKDFDKDEKVKAVVEIYNLLGIKELTERKMNEYFDRSFDSLSKISASDEAKEPLLRFAKYLISRDK, encoded by the coding sequence ATGAGTGAAGTATTAGAATTAAAGCCGGGAGTTGAAATAAAGGAAGCGATTTTTCAGATCAATGAAGAGATAGAAAAATTAAAGTTTGGAGAAAATCCAGTGGAGCTTTACGATCCCATACATTATTTTATGAAATTGGGAGGGAAAAGATCTCGTCCATTGTTGGCTTTGATGTCTTATTCACTATTCAAAGAAGATTACAAGTCGATAATGCTTCCAGCTATTGGCTTGGAGATTTTTCATAATTTCACCTTGATACATGATGATATTATGGACAAGGCTCCTTTGAGAAGAGGCAAGGAAACAGTGCATCAAAAATGGAATGACAACATAGCTATCCTTTCAGGTGATGTGATGATGATCAAAGTTTATGATTTTTTCTTGGGAGTAGAAGATCCGTCTAAAATATCAAGAGTTATATCCAGATTCAACAGAACAGCTGTTGAAGTATGCGAAGGTCAGCAGAAGGATATGAATTTTGAAAGCTTGCCAACTGTATCTGAAACAGAGTATCTTGAAATGATTCGCCAAAAAACGGCAGTTTTGATAGGGTATGCTTTGGAGTTGGGAGGAATTTTGTCGGATGCTGATGAGGATTCTATTCATTATTTGAGGCAATTTGGTGAAGATATTGGCACTGGTTTCCAATTAATGGATGATTTGTTGGATGTGTATGCTGACCAGTCCAAATTTGGCAAGCAGGTAGGAGGCGATATTATTGAAAATAAGAAAACGTTTTTATTGATAAATGCGTTGAACAAAGCTAACCCTGCTCAAAGAGAAGAGTTGGACAAGTGGATCGCTGCAAAGGATTTCGATAAAGATGAGAAGGTCAAGGCTGTAGTTGAAATTTACAATCTGTTGGGGATTAAAGAGCTTACCGAACGTAAAATGAATGAATATTTTGATAGAAGCTTCGACTCGCTGTCAAAAATTTCTGCAAGCGATGAAGCTAAGGAACCCTTGTTGAGATTTGCAAAATACTTGATAAGCAGAGATAAATAA
- a CDS encoding rhomboid family intramembrane serine protease, protein MTYAILIITVLVSFYAFKRYDIVNRLLFRPYLIKQTGQYDRFLTSGFIHGDTVHLLFNMITFYFFGGTAEHIFKQFFGEAGTIYFGLFYLLGIIVANIPTFIKEMNNPNYGALGASGAVSAVLFFTILFSPTSTIYVYFFPIKAWLFGILYIAYTIYSSQNRRDNINHDAHLWGAVFGIIVGCLIDTSAPARFIHLILG, encoded by the coding sequence ATGACGTATGCAATTTTAATCATCACTGTTTTAGTGAGTTTCTATGCATTTAAAAGGTATGATATAGTGAATAGACTGCTTTTCAGACCTTACTTGATTAAGCAGACAGGTCAATACGATCGGTTTTTAACCTCAGGTTTCATTCATGGAGACACAGTTCACTTGCTTTTCAATATGATAACCTTTTACTTCTTCGGGGGAACGGCTGAACATATTTTCAAGCAATTTTTCGGGGAAGCAGGAACGATTTATTTTGGTTTGTTTTATTTGTTGGGAATTATTGTGGCGAATATTCCAACGTTTATCAAGGAAATGAACAATCCTAATTATGGTGCTTTAGGAGCTTCAGGGGCAGTGTCAGCGGTATTGTTTTTTACAATATTGTTTTCTCCTACCAGTACGATTTACGTGTATTTTTTCCCGATAAAAGCCTGGTTGTTCGGAATACTGTATATAGCATATACAATTTATAGTTCTCAAAATAGAAGAGACAATATCAATCATGATGCCCACTTATGGGGAGCTGTGTTTGGAATAATAGTCGGATGTTTAATTGACACAAGCGCGCCAGCGAGGTTTATACATTTGATTTTAGGATAA